A window of Citrus sinensis cultivar Valencia sweet orange chromosome 7, DVS_A1.0, whole genome shotgun sequence contains these coding sequences:
- the LOC107178804 gene encoding chaperone protein dnaJ 11, chloroplastic, with product MASCASLYEVLGIPMGATSQDIKTAYRRLARTLHPDVVAIEGKDSTADEFIKIHAAYSTLSDPLKRAVYDQRLFQTRRRPLTAVSGYSGYSGRNWETDQCW from the coding sequence ATGGCGTCGTGCGCTTCTCTGTACGAGGTTCTCGGTATACCGATGGGGGCCACCAGCCAGGATATCAAAACGGCGTATCGGCGGCTGGCGAGGACTTTACATCCCGATGTCGTCGCGATTGAAGGCAAGGACTCAACGGCCGACGAGTTCATTAAGATTCATGCTGCTTACAGCACCCTATCGGATCCTCTAAAACGCGCCGTTTATGATCAGAGACTCTttcaaacaagaagaagaCCGTTGACCGCCGTGTCCGGATATTCCGGGTATTCTGGAAGGAATTGGGAGACTGATCAGTGCTGGTAG
- the LOC102630489 gene encoding abscisic acid 8'-hydroxylase 4 produces the protein MDETLFLYGYIVFVIGIVIILIIMNTKKMLRGRSTVSIPPGSEGLPLIGETLQFMAAINSSQGFYQFIQVRHLKYGDCFRTNIFATTNVFFSSTGAAKIILNNEGENFTKRYIKSVGEIVGDNSVLCASTQRHKLIRSRLANLFSLSSLSIFTKQFDQLVLENLSDWEHKAATVVVLREALKVTFKAMCKILLSLESGKELEMLENDVTRVYDAMLAFPLKLPWTKFYRGVKARKRIMRTLEKMINIRRKGLETHEDFLQCLLAEDAVDKDRASLSSSSSETPKKLTDEEIQDNILTMIIAGQDTTASAITWMVKYLSENEEVLDKLKAEHFPLMERTKKSLLTLEDLNRMPYASKVVKESLRMASIVAWYPRLVIHDCEIEGYVIKAGWSVNIDAKSIHLDSTVHSNPYKFNPSRFDGDESKPYGSIPFSMGGRACLGMHMAKAMMLVFLHRLITTYKWEMIDSDSSIDKWAMFARLKSGCPIHVKSTNIQDKAVAA, from the exons atggatgagactctttttctttatggGTACATTGTTTTCGTAATTGGCATCGTGATTATTTTGATCATAATGAATACAAAGAAGATGCTACGGGGTAGATCAACGGTTTCTATTCCTCCGGGCAGTGAAGGACTACCGTTGATTGGAGAGACCTTGCAGTTCATGGCTGCCATTAATAGTAGCCAAGGCTTctatcaatttatacaagttCGTCATCTCAA GTATGGGGATTGCTTCAGGACCAACATATTTGCGACAACTAATGTGTTTTTTTCAAGCACGGGGGCAGCAAAGATTATACTAAATAATGAAGGGGAGAATTTTACGAAGAGATACATTAAGTCAGTGGGAGAGATCGTAGGCGATAATAGTGTGCTCTGTGCTTCGACCCAACGGCACAAATTGATACGCAGTCGTCTTGCTAACTTGTTCTCCTTGAGTTCTTTATCAATTTTCACTAAACAGTTTGATCAACTTGTTTTGGAAAATCTTAGTGACTGGGAACACAAAGCAGCCACCGTTGTCGTTCTCAGAGAAGCACTAAag GTAACATTTAAAGCAATGTGCAAGATATTGTTGAGTTTAGAGAGTGGAAAAGAACTAGAGATGCTTGAAAATGATGTGACTCGAGTTTATGATGCCATGCTTGCATTCCCTTTGAAGTTACCGTGGACCAAATTTTACAGAGGAGTTAAG gcaagaaaaagaattatgaGAACATTGGAGAAGATGATTAACATTAGAAGAAAAGGCTTGGAAACTCACGAAGATTTTTTACAGTGCCTTTTGGCAGAGGATGCTGTTGACAAAGATAGAGCTTctttgtcttcttcttctagcGAAACCCCAAAAAAGTTAACGGATGAAGAGATCCAAGATAATATTTTGACCATGATCATTGCAG GTCAAGATACCACAGCAAGTGCAATCACTTGGATGGTCAAGTACCTGTCCGAAAATGAAGAGGTCCTAGACAAACTCAAG GCAGAACATTTTCCGCTCATGGAAAGAACCAAAAAATCACTTCTCACCCTGGAAGATCTTAACAGAATGCCATATGCTTCCAAG GTAGTTAAAGAATCTCTGAGAATGGCCTCTATAGTGGCATGGTATCCAAGATTAGTGATCCATGACTGTGAAATAGAAG GCTACGTGATAAAGGCTGGGTGGAGTGTGAATATTGATGCTAAATCAATACACCTTGATTCCACGGTCCACAGCAATCCCTACAAGTTCAATCCTTCAAGATTTGAT GGAGATGAGTCAAAACCATATGGATCCATACCTTTTAGCATGGGGGGCAGGGCATGTTTAGGAATGCACATGGCTAAAGCTATGATGCTTGTTTTTCTTCACCGGCTTATCACAACTTATAA aTGGGAGATGATTGATTCGGATTCAAGTATTGACAAGTGGGCAATGTTTGCAAGATTAAAGAGCGGATGTCCGATACACGTCAAAAGTACTAACATACAGGATAAAGCAGTTGCTGCATAA